A single region of the Fimbriimonadaceae bacterium genome encodes:
- a CDS encoding nitronate monooxygenase, whose protein sequence is MGIAVSSWPLASAVSRRGQLGVVSSSGLDAVLARRLQMGDLGGHLRHAFDHFPIKEMADRIWARYFIEGGKSPLAAFKSKPLPAIRPSQALLELIILANYVEVFLAKRGHNGLVGINLLEKIQLPTLPSLYGAMLAKVDYVLMGAGIPRAIPAILDQLSQLKPVELPLDVVGADQTYFTKFEPKEFCPAGTTELPRPEFLAIVSSSALALTLARKCTGKVNGFVVEGKTAGGHNAPPRGALVLDEAGEPVYGPRDNPDLGQFREIGLPFWLAGSFGNSLKLHEAVETGAQGIQVGTAFAFCNESGLDPAIKSRTLHQSLEHRARVFTDPLASPTGFPFKVLQSEGTLSEESVYEDRERICDLGYLRELYQKEDGKVGYRCPAEPLDDYISKGGDPAKAVGRKCVCNGLFATIGLGQVRKEIPEAALVTAGDDVQNIAQFLKPGQDSYSADDVIDSLLPAASPDEPPTLAV, encoded by the coding sequence ATGGGCATCGCAGTTTCGTCTTGGCCCCTCGCTTCAGCTGTTTCCAGAAGAGGCCAGCTCGGGGTCGTTTCCAGCTCTGGATTAGACGCTGTTTTGGCACGTCGGCTACAAATGGGTGACCTCGGCGGACACTTACGACATGCGTTCGATCACTTCCCAATCAAGGAGATGGCTGACCGGATTTGGGCTCGTTATTTCATCGAGGGTGGCAAGTCCCCGTTGGCCGCCTTCAAGTCCAAGCCTCTCCCAGCCATCCGACCTTCGCAGGCTTTGCTTGAGCTGATCATTCTCGCAAACTATGTGGAAGTGTTCCTCGCCAAGCGCGGACACAATGGGCTGGTCGGGATCAATTTGCTTGAGAAAATTCAACTCCCGACCCTGCCTTCGCTCTACGGCGCGATGCTCGCCAAAGTTGATTACGTGTTGATGGGGGCTGGAATTCCCCGCGCAATCCCTGCCATCCTCGACCAGCTTTCCCAGCTAAAACCTGTGGAGCTGCCGCTCGACGTTGTCGGAGCAGACCAGACCTACTTCACAAAATTTGAGCCTAAAGAGTTTTGTCCAGCCGGGACAACAGAGCTTCCACGCCCTGAATTCCTCGCGATCGTCTCCTCCTCCGCTCTGGCCTTGACGCTGGCAAGAAAGTGTACGGGCAAGGTGAATGGCTTTGTGGTCGAGGGAAAAACTGCCGGTGGGCACAATGCGCCCCCGCGTGGCGCCCTCGTGCTTGACGAGGCAGGCGAGCCCGTATATGGACCTCGCGATAACCCCGATCTGGGACAATTCCGAGAGATAGGGTTGCCGTTTTGGTTGGCGGGATCGTTTGGAAACTCGCTCAAACTGCACGAAGCTGTCGAGACTGGGGCGCAGGGTATTCAGGTCGGCACAGCGTTTGCCTTTTGCAACGAATCGGGGCTGGATCCAGCGATCAAATCGCGAACCCTTCACCAGAGCCTTGAGCATCGTGCCCGAGTTTTCACCGACCCGCTTGCATCCCCAACGGGCTTTCCCTTCAAAGTACTGCAATCCGAAGGCACACTATCCGAGGAATCGGTCTACGAAGATAGGGAGCGGATTTGCGATCTGGGATACCTTCGCGAACTCTACCAAAAGGAGGATGGGAAAGTGGGATATCGATGCCCAGCAGAGCCGCTCGACGACTACATCAGCAAGGGCGGTGATCCTGCAAAGGCTGTGGGTCGGAAGTGCGTATGCAATGGGCTTTTTGCGACCATAGGCTTGGGCCAGGTTCGGAAAGAAATACCCGAAGCGGCCCTTGTCACGGCAGGGGACGATGTGCAGAACATCGCCCAATTCCTCAAGCCCGGACAGGATTCCTACTCGGCTGACGATGTTATCGACAGTCTCCTTCCCGCCGCTTCGCCAGATGAACCGCCTACTCTGGCTGTGTAG
- a CDS encoding molybdopterin oxidoreductase family protein, with the protein MIRVIDARSCESQHLGMAHPPITIEELQKQFGPTLNYDPPGGWVGRGEPDKLVKTHCCFCGQQCGIQLKVKDNRVIGFEPWEDFPFNRGKLCPKGIKRYMQGSHPDRLMHPMKRVEGKGFVPISWEEAYATTVSEIQRVQAKYGKDAVAILSGVSLTNEKSYLVGKFARVALQTKELDYNGRLCMVSAGTGNKKAFGIDRAANSWEDILTAEVILCIGTNVAECSPITTDYVWRARDKGAKLIVIDPRVTPIARTCTLHLPVRPGADSALLLGMLRVLIEEGFTNEEFISNYTSGWEETKQTALAMSLDEASRISGVNVEDIVAAARMWGQAKTSFLLHARGIEHHTKGVDNVLACINLVLATGRLGKPGCGYATITGQGNGQGGREHGHKCDQLPGNRDITNPEHRKYIADVWGIPEPELPGKGHPAPEIMEMIHAGEIKALISICFNPLVSLPDSNFTREALDKLEHYTAIDFFLNETAHHADIVMAGSLHEEEEGTSTSAEGRVIKINKAVDPPGDARADTEIILTLAEKLGRGQYFSHFKTSEDIFNELRIASKGGTADYYGITYQRVVDEMGVFWPCPEIGHPGTPRLFEDLKFHTPDGKAHFHPTAYRPSAEEPDEEYPVILTTGRVVMHYLSGTQTRRIGALVDLCPDPYVEIHPQLAEEYGIKDGEWMRVESRRGEVVLKAKVVTTIRPDTVFIPYHWAGPKAANNLTIRAYDPLSKIPEFKKACVKISPSTQPE; encoded by the coding sequence ATGATTCGCGTCATAGACGCGCGCTCGTGTGAGAGCCAACATTTGGGTATGGCCCACCCGCCGATTACCATCGAAGAGTTACAGAAGCAGTTCGGCCCGACGCTGAATTACGACCCGCCGGGAGGTTGGGTTGGGCGGGGCGAACCGGACAAGCTTGTCAAGACCCATTGTTGCTTCTGTGGCCAGCAGTGCGGTATCCAGCTCAAGGTCAAAGATAACCGGGTGATCGGCTTTGAACCGTGGGAAGACTTTCCATTTAATCGCGGCAAACTGTGCCCGAAGGGAATCAAGCGCTATATGCAGGGCAGTCACCCTGACCGCCTTATGCACCCGATGAAGCGTGTGGAAGGCAAGGGATTTGTTCCGATTTCATGGGAGGAGGCATACGCCACGACGGTGAGTGAGATCCAGCGCGTCCAGGCGAAATATGGCAAGGATGCTGTCGCTATCCTTTCTGGAGTCTCACTGACTAACGAGAAGAGCTATCTGGTCGGGAAATTTGCCCGAGTTGCTCTTCAAACCAAGGAACTGGACTACAATGGCCGGCTTTGTATGGTGAGCGCGGGGACAGGAAACAAAAAAGCTTTTGGCATTGACCGAGCGGCGAACTCTTGGGAAGACATCCTAACCGCCGAGGTCATTCTTTGCATCGGTACGAATGTAGCCGAATGCTCCCCCATTACCACCGATTATGTCTGGCGCGCCCGCGACAAGGGCGCAAAGCTGATCGTGATCGACCCTCGGGTGACCCCGATCGCGCGAACCTGCACACTCCATCTTCCGGTGAGGCCGGGCGCTGATTCGGCGCTTCTGCTTGGAATGCTACGAGTCCTGATTGAAGAAGGTTTTACCAACGAAGAGTTCATCTCCAACTACACCTCAGGCTGGGAGGAGACCAAGCAGACGGCTTTGGCGATGAGCTTGGATGAGGCCAGCCGAATCAGCGGTGTGAATGTGGAGGACATCGTCGCTGCCGCCCGAATGTGGGGCCAGGCCAAAACATCTTTCTTGCTGCATGCGCGCGGGATCGAGCACCACACGAAAGGTGTCGATAATGTCCTCGCTTGCATCAACCTTGTTCTTGCCACTGGACGCTTGGGTAAGCCCGGCTGCGGCTATGCAACGATCACTGGTCAGGGGAATGGACAAGGCGGACGTGAGCATGGGCATAAGTGCGACCAGCTGCCCGGTAACCGAGACATCACCAATCCAGAGCATCGGAAGTACATCGCTGATGTGTGGGGAATCCCCGAACCGGAGCTCCCTGGCAAGGGCCACCCCGCTCCCGAGATCATGGAGATGATCCACGCCGGGGAGATTAAGGCCCTTATCAGCATCTGCTTCAACCCGCTCGTTTCATTGCCGGACTCCAATTTCACGCGCGAAGCCCTCGATAAGTTGGAGCACTACACCGCCATCGACTTTTTCTTGAACGAGACAGCTCACCATGCCGACATCGTCATGGCCGGTTCACTCCACGAGGAGGAAGAGGGCACTAGCACCAGCGCCGAGGGCCGCGTCATCAAGATCAATAAGGCCGTCGATCCTCCTGGGGATGCCAGGGCTGATACAGAAATCATCCTCACACTTGCGGAGAAGCTCGGACGAGGTCAATACTTCAGTCACTTCAAGACCTCCGAAGACATCTTTAACGAACTTCGCATCGCCAGCAAAGGTGGTACTGCCGACTATTACGGCATCACCTATCAGCGCGTCGTTGACGAAATGGGCGTCTTTTGGCCTTGCCCGGAGATCGGACATCCCGGAACACCACGGTTATTTGAAGACCTCAAATTTCACACACCCGACGGTAAAGCTCATTTCCACCCAACCGCATATCGTCCCAGTGCCGAAGAGCCGGACGAGGAATATCCGGTGATCCTAACGACTGGGCGGGTGGTGATGCACTATCTCAGCGGTACGCAAACGCGCCGCATCGGTGCGTTGGTGGACTTGTGTCCCGATCCCTATGTCGAGATTCATCCACAGCTTGCTGAAGAGTATGGGATCAAGGATGGGGAGTGGATGCGAGTTGAGAGTCGGCGCGGTGAGGTCGTTCTTAAGGCGAAGGTCGTGACAACGATCCGTCCCGACACAGTCTTCATTCCTTACCATTGGGCAGGACCGAAAGCAGCGAACAACCTGACTATTCGAGCCTATGATCCCCTCAGCAAGATCCCAGAATTCAAGAAGGCATGCGTGAAGATCTCTCCATCTACACAGCCAGAGTAG
- a CDS encoding YHS domain-containing protein: MKFATNTNKLTIIGLITLFAVFIVGCSQPADTPSPAKGEDSAASTPVPSTPAAFTNDKGQILCPVMGTVVEDKSKAVGYQDYNGKRYYFCCGSCPDEFKADPAKFEDGKAL, translated from the coding sequence ATGAAATTTGCCACTAATACTAACAAACTCACAATTATAGGGTTAATCACCCTCTTTGCCGTGTTTATCGTGGGATGTTCGCAGCCTGCAGACACACCCTCGCCCGCGAAGGGGGAAGACAGTGCGGCTAGCACGCCTGTGCCTTCGACTCCTGCGGCCTTCACCAATGATAAAGGCCAGATACTCTGCCCTGTGATGGGAACTGTCGTTGAGGACAAGTCGAAGGCGGTGGGTTACCAAGACTACAACGGGAAGCGCTACTACTTCTGCTGTGGTTCATGCCCCGACGAATTCAAGGCCGATCCGGCCAAGTTCGAAGACGGCAAAGCCCTTTAA
- a CDS encoding efflux RND transporter periplasmic adaptor subunit, translating to MMSLFAQFLKKQWFSILLLTAVALGVVWTVKALRPRGSMSVIEAQSMDMTTMKAPVGTFPVETDFAIERMIGGSATFPATVQALNDEDVVARVAGLVKKIEVYPGDSVKPGQLLGMVEAHELGSQGVAAGLDAEAARMKSSAMQSMIAQEQASVARAKAELKTTESKVRGAEAKHRAAQSRLQEARDEVPRRKAEIDEQIAELTLAEENVKRYRSLYEEGAVPKIKFEEMVRTRDTVRSRLSGARAAEQQAKSAVETASIEVQAAQSSLEAERNGLSAMRAAIAEAEARLKTAFRQAAAESANASAVSAKADSAKTVASYVELRALSAGVVTERVVSPGTPVMSGQVILRIKSTSKLRVQADLPQSYAGKVTPGSPARIKTNGHILEGAVSSVFPYVDDMSRTFRVEVMIDSPGKGWDVGSYSEIEVFTDKPSRRLSVRNEAVKTASDGTRFVWVVHEGKAQTDNNAEYTCTMHPQVSQKGPGLCPICKMELVPRDARGNMSVQRRKVVIGLHDGSFTEIVSGLDPGEQVTTRGDDELFPGAAVKPVERAKSALEEQPNKIGSSDHEDHASVGTEPTKPLNTGGQAATGDAASQKYTCPMHPEVIADTPGICPICKMDLTPLKKGEPE from the coding sequence ATGATGAGTTTGTTTGCTCAATTTCTCAAGAAGCAGTGGTTTAGCATTTTGTTGCTAACAGCGGTTGCCCTGGGCGTTGTCTGGACAGTGAAAGCGTTGCGTCCGCGAGGTTCGATGAGCGTTATCGAAGCGCAATCTATGGATATGACGACCATGAAAGCGCCAGTAGGGACGTTCCCGGTCGAGACAGATTTTGCTATTGAGCGGATGATTGGGGGGAGCGCCACCTTTCCGGCAACGGTCCAAGCTCTGAACGATGAGGATGTCGTTGCCCGAGTTGCCGGCCTTGTCAAGAAGATTGAGGTCTATCCTGGGGACTCGGTAAAGCCAGGACAGCTCTTAGGGATGGTGGAAGCCCACGAACTCGGCAGTCAAGGAGTTGCAGCAGGGCTTGATGCAGAAGCTGCTCGGATGAAGTCGTCCGCGATGCAATCCATGATTGCCCAGGAGCAGGCTTCAGTAGCGAGAGCCAAAGCGGAGTTAAAAACGACAGAATCGAAGGTACGTGGCGCTGAGGCCAAACATAGGGCTGCCCAATCTCGCCTGCAAGAGGCACGGGACGAAGTCCCCCGCCGAAAAGCCGAGATCGACGAGCAGATCGCTGAGCTCACCTTGGCAGAGGAAAATGTCAAGAGATATCGCTCGCTCTATGAGGAGGGTGCCGTCCCCAAAATCAAGTTTGAGGAAATGGTCAGAACCCGCGACACAGTGCGTTCACGGCTATCGGGCGCAAGGGCTGCAGAGCAGCAGGCTAAGTCCGCTGTGGAAACGGCATCGATCGAGGTGCAAGCAGCCCAGTCCTCTTTGGAAGCTGAACGCAACGGATTGTCGGCGATGCGAGCGGCAATCGCAGAAGCAGAAGCCCGCTTGAAAACGGCGTTCCGACAAGCGGCGGCAGAGTCCGCAAATGCGTCGGCAGTGTCTGCGAAAGCAGACTCTGCGAAGACGGTCGCGTCCTATGTCGAGCTTCGCGCCTTATCGGCAGGCGTCGTGACAGAGCGCGTTGTCAGTCCAGGCACGCCAGTCATGTCAGGGCAAGTGATACTGCGCATAAAGTCGACATCCAAACTCCGCGTGCAGGCAGATCTGCCGCAAAGCTACGCAGGCAAAGTCACCCCGGGCTCGCCAGCCCGGATTAAGACCAACGGCCATATTCTTGAAGGTGCCGTTTCAAGCGTGTTTCCGTATGTTGACGATATGTCGCGGACTTTCCGAGTGGAAGTCATGATTGACAGTCCGGGCAAGGGTTGGGATGTCGGCAGCTATTCGGAGATTGAGGTGTTCACCGACAAGCCTTCAAGGCGATTGTCGGTTCGCAATGAAGCCGTAAAGACTGCGAGCGACGGAACACGTTTCGTCTGGGTTGTTCATGAAGGCAAAGCGCAAACTGACAACAACGCCGAATACACCTGCACGATGCATCCCCAAGTTTCCCAAAAGGGGCCTGGTCTTTGCCCGATCTGCAAGATGGAGCTGGTTCCGCGCGACGCTCGTGGGAACATGTCCGTCCAACGCCGCAAAGTCGTGATAGGGCTTCACGATGGAAGCTTCACAGAGATTGTTTCAGGGCTTGACCCAGGCGAGCAAGTGACGACCCGTGGCGATGACGAGTTGTTTCCTGGAGCGGCAGTAAAGCCAGTGGAGCGAGCCAAGAGCGCTTTGGAGGAGCAACCTAATAAAATCGGTAGCTCGGATCATGAAGACCACGCGTCCGTTGGGACGGAACCGACGAAGCCGCTCAATACGGGTGGACAGGCTGCAACCGGAGATGCAGCAAGCCAGAAATACACGTGCCCGATGCATCCGGAAGTGATCGCGGACACGCCTGGCATTTGCCCGATATGCAAGATGGATCTGACTCCTTTGAAGAAGGGAGAACCCGAGTGA
- a CDS encoding efflux RND transporter permease subunit has translation MNEPPETKREGGIVRWSVDNPYGVVALFLAVLVLGWLAISQLMPKRFMPYVESPLIGIVTEMPGLSAEDMETYYSSPIEQKMISIQSVRYIRSVSQDGFSMVVLEFPYGHNMQKAYTEVQALMESAKGELPGDDANRTPSFIVKVDPLNLPVLTLALTGDESLGWTDTQLRDLADNQILNRFKTLSKNVYSVSTFGGHRRQLQVRVDPAKLKSVGLSIIDVKDAIDRYNVAKPAGHVTQSGSEPVFRLDTLAKRAANVADYPIKADGTQVVKIGDVAEVLDTEVEQRSGYRYIQDGEPKDALAIHILQNPDASSPVTIKAALKIARQLEKDYPGIRLEVAYNNASFVDILFDNMTHELIIAVVLTGIAVLLFLGEWRGTLIALTAIPTSMAMTLLFMAAFGFSLNSSTLIGLLISIGRLVDDAIIDIHAVERHMRLGKDVRTATIDGISEVRKSVLAGTVVLIVALVPLLFSGGITQLMFVGLCWPIIFGVAFSYFVSMTLTSVLCSRFLRHPDSRRITWFSQLILAPFDNGLKRLEHGYEKLIRWLLRHRFANMVRVLVTVMIGFGFYYFIGSEMMPLADVGQASMQLEMQPGTSFAATKGGVRQLEQIMAEEGGRQGWIRKASIEIGNEAGPGMPQDVAYTGYGMRMVNGASAMLTFSDKDSGRPDVWRIIDRIHERAMSEIPGIRRIQLKEMGSDVMATALAPVALVIVGDDLNALDKLGKEVMAIAKKDVVNPRTGKPDIAQPFLTWEMSKPTYDLVVDKAKAAAHGLSSVAISQQAYYALRGGLTETFYRLPNRRPISIQVRYQEDARDDLSKLDSMFIADSRGRQVPLKELVRFEKRLAPSLIEHDQLRRALNFGGYYRKDGRPSMDVTMDLQMQAQAKLNWPLGYAIEARGDMTQMMDSFRVLLTGLAIALVLMYLILVAQFQGFLQPLQMMFSLPLELSGVFVMLWLMHHAFSTVSIMGVIILSGMDVVTAILMIDLIIDYRKKGMPRNVAVIKASPQRLRPILMTTIITVIVMALIAFKPKSGLDAYQPMGTVIVGGLIAGTILSLVDIPIMHTLIDDLVRWLRVRVLRHDPSSLEPIE, from the coding sequence GTGAACGAACCGCCCGAGACGAAACGTGAGGGTGGCATCGTCCGATGGTCGGTCGACAATCCGTATGGAGTGGTCGCCCTGTTTTTGGCGGTATTGGTCTTGGGATGGCTCGCGATCAGCCAACTGATGCCAAAGCGGTTTATGCCTTACGTTGAGTCACCCCTCATCGGCATCGTCACGGAAATGCCAGGGCTCTCCGCGGAGGATATGGAGACGTATTACAGCTCCCCGATCGAACAGAAGATGATCTCGATCCAGAGCGTCCGCTACATCCGCTCCGTCAGTCAGGACGGGTTTAGCATGGTTGTCCTGGAGTTCCCTTATGGGCACAACATGCAGAAGGCGTACACCGAGGTTCAAGCGCTGATGGAGTCTGCGAAAGGCGAATTGCCAGGGGACGACGCTAACCGGACGCCGAGCTTTATCGTGAAGGTGGACCCGCTCAATCTACCAGTTCTGACGTTAGCGCTCACCGGGGATGAAAGCCTAGGTTGGACAGACACCCAGCTTAGGGACTTGGCGGACAATCAGATTCTGAATCGGTTTAAAACCCTTAGCAAAAATGTCTATTCGGTGAGTACGTTCGGTGGACATCGAAGACAGCTCCAAGTAAGGGTCGATCCGGCAAAGCTTAAGAGCGTAGGGCTTTCCATTATTGACGTCAAGGACGCGATCGACCGATACAACGTGGCAAAACCTGCAGGGCATGTCACACAAAGCGGCTCTGAACCCGTCTTCCGGCTCGATACTCTTGCCAAGAGAGCCGCAAACGTCGCGGATTACCCTATAAAAGCCGACGGAACTCAGGTCGTGAAGATTGGGGATGTGGCCGAGGTGCTGGACACGGAGGTTGAACAGCGGTCTGGTTATCGCTATATACAAGACGGTGAGCCCAAGGACGCTCTTGCGATCCATATCTTGCAGAACCCTGACGCCTCTTCACCGGTCACGATCAAAGCTGCTCTGAAGATTGCGCGTCAGCTTGAGAAGGACTATCCAGGGATCCGTCTGGAAGTCGCCTACAACAACGCAAGCTTTGTTGACATTTTGTTCGACAACATGACGCATGAATTGATCATTGCCGTGGTCTTGACAGGGATAGCCGTTCTTCTTTTCTTGGGCGAGTGGAGGGGCACGCTGATTGCCCTCACAGCAATCCCAACGTCGATGGCGATGACGCTCCTGTTCATGGCAGCGTTCGGATTTAGCCTAAACTCTTCGACGCTGATCGGGCTGTTGATTTCGATCGGACGTCTCGTTGATGATGCAATCATTGACATCCACGCGGTGGAACGTCATATGAGATTGGGCAAGGATGTGCGGACAGCAACGATCGACGGCATCAGTGAGGTGCGGAAGTCGGTGCTTGCGGGAACTGTTGTTCTGATCGTCGCATTGGTCCCTCTTTTGTTCTCCGGCGGGATTACTCAACTGATGTTCGTGGGCCTTTGTTGGCCAATTATCTTTGGCGTTGCTTTCAGCTACTTTGTATCGATGACCCTGACATCGGTCTTATGCTCACGCTTTTTACGGCATCCAGATTCTCGTCGGATAACTTGGTTTAGCCAGCTTATTCTTGCCCCCTTCGACAATGGATTAAAACGGCTGGAGCACGGCTATGAGAAGCTGATACGCTGGCTGCTGCGGCATAGGTTTGCGAATATGGTCCGTGTGCTTGTCACGGTGATGATCGGCTTCGGGTTTTACTACTTTATCGGTAGCGAAATGATGCCGCTTGCCGATGTCGGGCAAGCCTCTATGCAGCTAGAAATGCAGCCAGGGACGAGCTTTGCCGCAACGAAGGGTGGAGTACGACAGCTTGAGCAGATCATGGCAGAGGAGGGCGGTCGGCAGGGTTGGATTCGCAAGGCGAGCATTGAGATTGGAAACGAAGCAGGGCCGGGGATGCCCCAAGATGTTGCTTACACAGGATATGGGATGCGTATGGTAAATGGGGCGTCCGCAATGCTCACTTTTTCAGACAAGGACAGTGGGCGTCCGGATGTTTGGCGAATCATCGACCGAATCCATGAAAGGGCGATGTCCGAGATACCAGGAATTCGGCGCATCCAGTTAAAAGAGATGGGAAGCGATGTCATGGCGACAGCCTTGGCTCCTGTTGCACTTGTGATTGTCGGCGATGACTTGAATGCCCTGGACAAGCTTGGCAAGGAGGTGATGGCTATTGCGAAGAAGGATGTTGTTAATCCAAGAACGGGCAAACCTGATATCGCTCAACCGTTCCTTACTTGGGAGATGTCAAAGCCGACGTACGACTTGGTCGTCGACAAGGCAAAGGCGGCGGCTCACGGCCTTTCGTCCGTTGCCATCAGTCAGCAGGCTTACTATGCTTTGCGCGGGGGGCTTACTGAAACCTTCTACCGATTGCCAAACCGACGTCCCATTTCGATCCAGGTGCGCTACCAAGAGGACGCCAGGGATGACTTGAGCAAGCTGGATTCTATGTTTATAGCCGACTCCAGAGGGAGGCAAGTACCCTTAAAGGAGTTGGTACGCTTCGAGAAGCGGTTGGCCCCTTCTCTGATCGAACACGATCAGCTAAGGCGTGCGTTGAACTTTGGCGGCTACTACCGAAAAGACGGCAGACCGAGCATGGATGTGACGATGGACCTCCAGATGCAAGCACAAGCCAAACTCAACTGGCCTCTTGGTTACGCAATCGAAGCACGTGGGGACATGACGCAGATGATGGACTCGTTCCGTGTGCTTCTGACTGGGCTTGCGATTGCGCTTGTCCTAATGTACTTGATCCTAGTTGCGCAGTTCCAAGGCTTCTTGCAGCCGCTGCAAATGATGTTCAGCCTTCCGCTAGAGCTATCCGGCGTCTTCGTGATGCTCTGGCTCATGCATCATGCTTTCAGCACGGTCTCAATCATGGGTGTGATCATCCTAAGCGGGATGGACGTTGTCACCGCGATCCTCATGATTGACCTGATCATTGACTATCGAAAGAAGGGAATGCCGCGAAACGTTGCCGTGATTAAGGCGAGCCCACAAAGACTCAGGCCCATTCTCATGACCACTATCATTACGGTCATCGTTATGGCCTTGATTGCATTCAAGCCCAAGTCTGGTTTGGATGCTTACCAGCCGATGGGGACTGTCATTGTCGGAGGTCTGATCGCGGGCACGATTCTATCACTAGTCGACATTCCGATCATGCACACGCTTATTGATGATTTGGTGCGGTGGCTACGGGTCCGTGTACTTCGACACGATCCATCAAGTTTAGAGCCCATTGAGTGA
- a CDS encoding ATP-binding cassette domain-containing protein: MSDAILTVTNLSVSIEGTQVLHSITLRVEPGEAVAIIGRNGSGKTTLFRALVGQLSDIDGMIDFEGLSLINLSPHKAKSLGLYMVAQGSPLYSSLDVLSNIQLAHSPTSGLNWREVAEAAIRRIPGLATLMFRPAKSLSGGERQMVGLVRAVAAQPKLLLLDEPSLGLAPDTVASLEQLISELTAEGTAILLSEQDLNLVKSVCSRVYVIEGGRIYGECKTPDDEVCWNSFLAQFDKH, encoded by the coding sequence ATGTCTGACGCGATCCTGACCGTCACCAATCTCAGCGTCTCAATTGAGGGTACTCAGGTCTTGCATTCGATTACTCTAAGAGTCGAACCGGGTGAAGCTGTGGCAATCATCGGAAGAAACGGATCTGGAAAGACTACCCTTTTTCGCGCATTGGTGGGGCAACTTAGCGATATTGATGGGATGATCGATTTCGAAGGGCTTTCGCTCATAAATCTTTCTCCTCACAAAGCTAAGTCGTTGGGTCTCTACATGGTTGCGCAAGGATCGCCCTTGTATTCCTCGCTTGACGTCCTGAGCAATATTCAACTAGCTCATAGCCCCACGTCAGGATTGAATTGGCGCGAAGTTGCAGAGGCGGCTATCAGGCGCATTCCCGGTTTGGCTACCTTGATGTTTCGACCTGCAAAGTCATTATCGGGAGGTGAACGTCAGATGGTAGGCTTAGTTCGCGCGGTAGCGGCGCAACCCAAACTCTTGTTACTCGACGAGCCCTCATTGGGGCTGGCCCCCGATACAGTTGCGTCACTAGAGCAACTTATCAGTGAACTCACTGCAGAGGGCACAGCAATACTCTTGTCGGAACAAGATCTCAACCTAGTCAAATCAGTATGCAGTCGAGTCTACGTGATTGAAGGAGGCAGAATCTATGGTGAGTGCAAGACGCCTGACGACGAGGTGTGTTGGAATTCTTTCTTGGCGCAATTCGACAAGCATTAG